The following proteins are co-located in the Desulfoscipio sp. XC116 genome:
- a CDS encoding YDG domain-containing protein — translation MQKNKIILALLLVAALTIAQLPVTALAASAGEPALDSGTNSEGGEIIAFYTLPEETANQTVALGTSLEDLNLPNTLNATPLLTGGLNGSGENLLVNPDAESGDSDVGWQNERGPVMGNSGGGRTGNYFQIRAQGHVSTNSIYYQDVDISSLGAQIDAGLIMISLNGYFFKEGNEETDQTKIRLEMLDADSDLVAGPFERSCSTEGGWPAQWEAFAISEGAVSGTRTLRVTMDAYVNGGGVNITYPGGPFSPPHYETIYHHAGFDDMSLTAVEDTSEAPVVSTIASQVTDSGSTLGPLGFTVSDTDTNLSSLTVSAYSSNQTLIPDANIEVSLSGANGAIRLRSVEYEIGEADVTIAVSDGNKTTRMRFRVTVYPAIQIGSNIVINGDGTSITGWTNPEGRFYSDGVKFIVGTVSSTEYFMYQDIDVTRFSNIFDKGMSRFTASCDATQGGKMIISGLAANGSTLWTKTSGSLIDAGTRKIRVSIGGPIGATVDNVSVILQNTLPTLKSGVPTEASASVTYGDTYTLDLSDIFTDAEGGPLNYKVSLNSAAAVDIPSSLYSYTPAKAGITTHKFLAYDNYNGYTDDNNRYKVTLTANKKTPTAADLTYSLDNKTYNGLAQSLNVTGPAGLGTMTVKYNGSAAAPKDAATYAVTVSIAEGTNYAATTADITLGDYTIAKAPLTITGGAAAAKTYDGTTSAALSAITFGGLQNSETLAIGTDYTVNEAAFDSADAGSGKTVTGTVALTDSGTAGNYLLSSTGLNLTGQSISKATAPTGVDQMLEVVKNHSQDYAFDLTTLLPAISSPKSLGTVTYVPSITANSDGVLSLLNYTSGNTLTIPVNPVAAADKTATIKVTVKSTNYADFDTVITVKTIDADTTAPTLTGPTAMTLAEGYSATSTGDYTITGTEPVEVTKTSGDSKITWNDATKKLDIAAGLTPGSYPVILTASNGTSPDATLTFTLTVSSVDEDGCLVTYKGAQARHNGDTNTYDIRFIAIINTLNAKEVGFVFSKTQAIPTRENAFVKATSTVYEEITASGSPVTAASLGGQYIIACSVTGIPADDINDELHVRAFSTVGTATKYTPVTTVTVSGLLTPL, via the coding sequence ATGCAAAAAAACAAAATAATTTTGGCTCTTTTACTTGTCGCAGCCTTAACCATTGCGCAACTGCCCGTGACGGCGCTGGCGGCCAGTGCGGGCGAGCCCGCACTGGATAGTGGTACTAATAGTGAAGGCGGCGAGATCATCGCCTTCTACACGCTGCCGGAGGAAACGGCAAACCAAACGGTAGCTTTAGGCACCTCTCTGGAGGATTTGAATTTGCCGAACACCTTAAACGCAACGCCGCTCTTAACAGGCGGTCTAAACGGCTCCGGCGAAAATCTATTGGTCAATCCCGATGCGGAATCCGGCGACAGCGATGTTGGCTGGCAGAATGAGCGCGGGCCGGTGATGGGGAATTCCGGCGGAGGAAGAACCGGGAATTATTTTCAAATCCGGGCGCAGGGGCATGTATCAACGAATTCAATCTACTATCAGGATGTGGATATCAGTAGCCTGGGGGCCCAAATCGATGCCGGCTTAATCATGATCAGTCTGAACGGATATTTTTTCAAGGAAGGAAATGAAGAGACGGATCAAACGAAAATCCGCCTTGAGATGCTGGACGCGGATAGCGACTTGGTTGCCGGCCCCTTTGAGCGCAGCTGCTCCACGGAAGGAGGCTGGCCAGCACAATGGGAAGCGTTTGCGATTAGTGAAGGCGCGGTTTCCGGCACCAGAACGCTTCGTGTAACGATGGATGCCTATGTCAACGGCGGAGGTGTGAATATTACCTATCCAGGCGGGCCCTTTAGTCCACCACATTATGAGACGATCTATCACCATGCCGGCTTCGACGACATGTCCCTCACCGCCGTGGAGGACACAAGCGAGGCGCCCGTTGTTTCCACAATAGCCAGCCAGGTGACCGATTCGGGGAGCACGTTGGGGCCGCTCGGCTTTACGGTCAGCGATACGGATACAAATCTGAGCAGCCTCACAGTATCGGCATATTCATCGAATCAGACGCTGATCCCCGATGCGAACATCGAGGTTAGTCTGAGCGGGGCTAATGGCGCAATCCGCCTAAGATCGGTGGAATACGAGATTGGCGAAGCGGATGTGACGATCGCCGTTTCCGACGGAAACAAGACCACGCGCATGCGTTTCCGGGTCACCGTATATCCGGCCATTCAAATTGGAAGCAACATCGTGATCAACGGCGATGGAACGTCCATAACGGGTTGGACAAACCCGGAGGGCCGTTTCTATTCCGACGGTGTTAAGTTTATCGTAGGAACAGTAAGTTCCACGGAATATTTCATGTACCAGGATATCGATGTCACACGCTTTAGCAACATATTTGATAAGGGGATGTCCCGCTTTACCGCCTCATGCGATGCCACGCAGGGAGGAAAAATGATCATATCCGGTCTTGCCGCAAACGGAAGCACGCTGTGGACAAAAACAAGCGGCAGTCTGATTGACGCAGGCACGCGCAAAATCCGTGTTTCGATCGGAGGGCCAATAGGCGCAACGGTAGACAATGTCAGCGTAATCCTGCAAAACACCCTGCCCACCCTCAAAAGCGGTGTCCCGACGGAAGCTTCGGCGAGCGTGACATACGGCGATACGTATACCCTTGACTTATCTGATATTTTCACCGACGCCGAAGGCGGCCCGCTGAACTACAAGGTGTCGTTAAACAGCGCGGCGGCTGTTGACATACCTTCATCACTTTATAGTTATACGCCTGCAAAGGCGGGTATAACAACGCATAAATTTCTCGCATACGACAACTACAACGGATATACAGACGATAACAACAGATATAAAGTAACCTTGACGGCGAACAAAAAAACACCCACGGCGGCTGATTTGACCTATAGCCTTGACAATAAAACCTATAACGGATTGGCGCAGTCTCTAAACGTGACCGGTCCTGCAGGGCTTGGCACGATGACGGTCAAATATAACGGCAGCGCTGCTGCTCCCAAAGACGCCGCTACTTACGCCGTCACGGTGAGCATAGCGGAGGGCACAAACTATGCTGCGACAACCGCAGATATTACCCTTGGTGATTACACCATCGCTAAGGCGCCGCTGACCATTACCGGCGGGGCAGCGGCAGCGAAAACCTACGACGGTACGACAAGCGCCGCGCTAAGCGCCATTACCTTCGGCGGACTGCAAAACAGCGAAACGCTGGCTATCGGTACCGACTACACCGTAAACGAAGCTGCGTTTGACAGCGCGGACGCGGGCAGCGGCAAGACCGTAACCGGCACGGTGGCGCTTACCGATTCGGGAACAGCCGGGAATTATCTCCTGAGCAGCACCGGCTTAAACCTAACGGGACAGAGCATCAGCAAGGCCACCGCGCCAACAGGCGTCGATCAGATGTTAGAAGTGGTCAAGAATCATTCGCAGGACTACGCCTTCGACCTGACCACCCTACTGCCGGCCATCAGCAGTCCGAAGTCCTTGGGGACGGTGACATACGTTCCTTCGATTACCGCCAACAGCGACGGTGTACTGAGTTTGCTCAATTATACCTCCGGCAATACGCTGACCATTCCGGTGAACCCGGTAGCCGCCGCGGATAAAACCGCCACCATTAAGGTAACGGTAAAAAGCACGAACTATGCGGATTTCGACACGGTTATCACCGTAAAGACCATTGATGCCGATACTACAGCCCCCACCCTCACCGGCCCGACGGCCATGACGCTGGCGGAAGGCTACAGCGCCACCTCCACCGGGGACTACACCATTACGGGCACGGAGCCGGTGGAGGTAACCAAGACCTCCGGGGACAGCAAAATCACATGGAACGATGCGACAAAGAAGCTGGACATCGCGGCGGGACTCACGCCAGGCAGCTATCCGGTTATCCTGACAGCAAGCAACGGCACCTCGCCCGACGCTACGCTAACCTTCACCCTGACAGTGAGTTCAGTTGACGAGGACGGCTGCCTGGTAACATACAAGGGGGCGCAAGCGAGACATAACGGGGACACAAATACCTATGATATTCGTTTTATCGCCATTATCAATACCCTGAACGCCAAGGAAGTCGGCTTTGTTTTCTCAAAAACCCAGGCAATCCCCACCAGGGAGAATGCTTTCGTGAAAGCGACCTCGACGGTATATGAGGAGATAACAGCATCAGGTTCGCCCGTAACGGCGGCAAGCCTGGGAGGACAGTATATCATTGCGTGTTCCGTTACCGGAATTCCGGCGGATGATATCAACGACGAACTTCATGTGAGAGCCTTTTCAACCGTAGGAACAGCAACAAAATACACGCCGGTGACGACAGTCACTGTCAGCGGATTACTAACCCCATTATGA